Genomic window (Syngnathoides biaculeatus isolate LvHL_M chromosome 6, ASM1980259v1, whole genome shotgun sequence):
aaagtACTGAAACATTGAACACTTTGGCGTTCAAAACCTTAGAGATGGTCAAATCAAGCTTGCAGGTAAAAGTTCtaatgcattttaggttcattatGAAATTTCACACCAAAGCCAAATAGTCTTAACTTTTTGTGAGTCGTGTACATAATAACTGAACAAATGATAACTGCCTCAAAGCCATAGTGTGTATCAAGTGGTGGACCAGCCCGGACACCTTTCATGTTGTGTTCACTCAAGCAGACGGTTGATGCTAACATGACAAGTTGTGTGGACTGCTTACACAAGTCAATGGAAGGAAAGAATCCCACATTATTCCGTAAAGTTGCTTTAACCCCCTCTACATGTTTGAAAACACAACTCATTTACATATACTataaattttaattaatttcagtgGTTCAGTTAAAAAAGTAGAACTGTCgtaatttttcttcttcttttggcttgtcccgattaggggtcaccacagcgtgtcatctttttgcatctaagcctatctcgtgcatcctcctcttgaacacccactgtcctcatgtcctccctcccaACATcaatcaagcttttctttggtcttcctctcgctcttttgcctggcagctccatcctcagcacccttctaccaacaaagtcactctctcgcctctgaacatgtccaaaccatctaagcctgctccctctaaccttgtttccaaaacatccaactttggctgtccctctaatgagctcatttctaatcctatccaacctgttcacaccaagcgagaacctcagcatcttcatttctgctacctcccaaaaaaaaatcatgaaatatttcactttgttgtgaatctaaaaaaaacaaaaaaagctcacTCTGTAACTACTGAAACTAAGTGGTCCACAATGGTATAAATGTATTAAGATAAACCTGTTTAAGAGAGAAATATTTGGTTTTGGACTTGAACAGTATTTTTTGAAACTAGACATAATGTGTACTGAAATGCTCTTGTTTTTACCGCAGTGTGTCAAatacaatgtaatattttaatattaaaaaaaaaaaacatgactgtgTCTGTGAATATGTGGAAATAAAACTAcgtacaaatatttttgggagaaaaaaaaaagtccgcccgAGTTTTATTGCACAAGTAGAAAAATGAACTTCATCAGAATCCTCCTTTGGATCGACATTTGTGTACAGTACAACAGTGACATGCAGGAGAGATCACAAACGTCATAAATAGAAACATCTTTGACATGAGCAAGGCCGACTTTGAACACACAGGAGCAGACTGGCTTCATATTAACAAATGTAGGaaggtgacaaaaacaaacaaaaaaaactaccttTTTATTCTGAAGATAACCACGTTCAGTGGTTTCAAGAAATGTGCTTTTTAATTGGTACTGctgtcggtttaaaaaaaaaaaagtgtgttctACATGacacattcagaaaaaaaattggttaaacAAGCAAACAACACAAACACCACAGTGGTTTAAAACAACTTAGTAAAAGTGTAACCTGTACGGCACCAAGTTGATCATCACGAGCAATCAGAGTATTCAAAAGGCACAAGAAACGGGGAAAAAGAATGCTGAGGCTGCAAGTgtgaaaaattatatttaaaacaaataaaaagggaAGAGGCACTAGGAGTCACAGTgatgccataaaaaaaagaacattacattttcAGTTGAAATAATCACAGCTGCACgttacatttaaaaactaaaCTTCCTACATTTGTCAGACAGTTCCACGCTTTCCCATGTTGTTGTTtcaacacaaaaatatgaacacTGTACAATTGTGTGGAAcagtttgacaaaaaaagagaaatcagTGCCAACATCACGTTTTTCAAGTGTAGTTAAAGGCCATAAAATGAGATTATggtcaaatcaaattaaaattgcCTGTATAGTGTACAGAGACAAGTTCATCTTAACATAGATGTATAAAACGGAACACGTTTACAAATATGTAAAGGAAATAGAAGACATTGTAATAGAGACAGCAAGCTTCAGAACTGCAatcccccacctttttttttttttttttttttttttaaaacgattgTCCACCATGCAACGCTCGCCTTAGCGTGTCCAATTCCTACTTGAGGCGCTGAATGAGCGTGTGCGGCAGACCCAGGCCGAGCAGCTGCGGTGTGGACAGCTGAGCTAGCCGAGGCTGCATCTTCAGTAGCCTCTCCCAGGCCAGCTCCAGCAGGCTGGGCACCACCAGCCACAATTTATACAACGAGGCAGTACGACGATTACCGGACATGTTCACTACACCTCCGTGGATGTACATGCAGCCCGCCTAAGgggatgaaaaaataattaaattagatttctagaaaaaacattttaccaacaaaaagacattgctACAAAATTATCAGGATGAGCAAATTCAAGCGAAAACAGCACTGATCTTCAGCTCATTttgtttggacacactgcagaaAATCTACTTCAAAACTCTacattaccaaaaagtattcaaaTTTACTGTGTTCTTGTTGAAACAAAACTCCAGTTTTAGCCTCACCTTCACAAGGCTCAAAGTGCAATTTGCCTTCTCAACTGATAAAAGAAAAGCCAAATTGTCttgtgatattaaaaataaaaaaaagtacttttactTTCTGGTTTCTTGTATTTGGTCCCAAATATAAACATAGTGCCAGAGAAAACAACACCAAAAAGGTTAAAAACGTTCAAAAGAGTAGAATGATCACTAAACTCACAAAAACTAAGTAAACGTTCCTCCTACATGCACAACTTGGCTTTAAAAAGCCTTCGTCATGTCAGCGATAAGATGgcactaccataatttccggcttatcagccgcgactttttttccacactctttcaaccctgcggtttatgcggtgatgcggctaatttgtggattttttctaacggccgcaagggggcactcaaacggaaaaggtaagagaccggtggaatatatgtgcagaggaagtgacttttaccggtccggcgctgttagcgctgcgctagcgtgttactgcagtgtctcagtgagttttacaagtatttttatttatttatttatttatttttactggcCCTCTTaccgccgtgctagcgttagagGAATATGTCACAAAGACTGGATGGGTCTGAAGTTATTAATTTTATGATGACTCACTGGCGTGACAGCAGCGGAGTGGAAGTAAGCGGGCTCTGGCATGATGGCAGGAAGTTTGGTCCACTGAAAGGTGCTGAGGTGGAGCTTCCACAAGTCGTCCATAATCAGCTGACCGTTGTAGCCGCCGCATATAAAGACCTCTGCGAGGGGGAACACCGACATAGAAGTAGTAGACATAGATAAaaaaggaaggatggaaaaaatacaaattcagaTGATGGgacgaagaagaagagagaATAGAAACGAGGTGGTCATATTCACGAGAACTCACCATGCTGAACTTGCACACAGCCGTGACAGCGACGGGCAGCAGGATATCCTGTCAAAGAAATCATTTACAAATCTGTGACCTTCAAAAATAAGATTGTAAGCTTTAAGGCACCAACCTAGTTTTTCATGGGGCTTGGTGATGATTTCCTCCCAGTAATTTGTCTCCAAGTTATATGCGTGAATCTGGAAATGCAAGTTAGTTTTTACAATTCTTAAACTGTACTGTGTACAGTAATTCCCggtgataagcctcacccagtacatttgtaaaggaaataccatttggtacatacataggccgcagctgtgtaaaagccgcaagtgcccacattgaaacatgagatatttacaaagaaagacggtacacagagagtctaacgctagcactgcgctaacaggaccggtttaaaataaataaataaataaaaaaaaatctggtaaaaatcacggagacatggcagtaacatgctagcacagcgcaaacagggccggaccagtaaaagtcacttcctcggcacatatattccacctgtctcgctcttaccttttctgctctaGTGCAAAttacaaattagccacatcaccccataaaccacatggttgaaagtgtgtggggataaaaagtcgcggcttatagggcgGTAATTACGGTAATGTGGCTGTCTGTCTGCCAGTACGTACGAGTAATAAGTATAAAGTAGTTTGGCACAAGTGACTCGTTTCATCACCAACATAGAGTCATTAAACTTCCTAAAAATCAGTTTACAActctacattttcttttatgttcTGTAGAATACAGTGCTATTTTTTcctaattaaaaacattttgggaggCTGAATTGGATTAATGGTATTTAATTGTTGAAAACTGATTGATGATAATACATAGAGTTAAAAGTGATTGAACTCTGAAGTCAGTACCACTGTACTTCCTTTCTTACCTTGTCCAGACGATATGATGACCAGGAGGTCCCGCCTCCAAGAATGTATATCCTCCGTCCATCATGCGCCAACTCGTGTCTGTACCTGTGGCATCACACATTCATCAGTACTTTAATGATGTCACACCTTTTGAATCAACTCTTACTGCGCACTCGTCTCACCGCTCCTCCGGTAGATCTGTGGGGACGTTGTTGGGCTTGAGGTGGCTCCATTCTTTGGTAGTCAGGTCCAGCCTGTGCAGGTCCGTGCTGTAATGGTAGCCCGTCGTCCCTCCAAAAACGTACAGGCAGCCATTTATTATGACCATGGCCTGCAACGTGACAACGCCGCTCGTTTGTAGGCAGTTTACCAAACAAAACCCCGTGATGACGGCAAAGCGCTATCGTTACCTGGCCGTAGATCTTGTTGGGTTTTGCCCCTCTGCAGCACAGCAAGTTCCATTTTTTGTACTTAACATTGCAAACATGGACGTCGTTGCCATTGTTTTCTCCGAAGGGAATACCGGTGCCTCCGAACACCAGCAGGTTGTTACCATGGAAGACAGCTAAAGGGGCGGGACATACATAGCGATAAAATCGATCCAAATTTGAGGATTTCCTTCTCCACTTTTGATCTCAGTCACCCAAAGTGATTGTTAGATGTCTCTGGAATATTACCCTACAGCGATTATTCCATAGTGTAATGAGTAATTTTTCCTCCCTGAtccgctcaaaaaaaaaaaaagaaaaaaaagtcactgatgtCTATCGTTAATGTTAAAGCTGTTTGCTCTGGATGATGAAAAATCCCTGTGCCTGTTCAACACAAAGGCCAATTCATGGTCTCTGTGACTATGCTGAAATACGTGTTGGGTGCGTGGGAGTCTGgctttatatacagtacattgtagTTTACAGCGGCTAAATGCAACTGTTCTCATTCAATCCTCATCAATAGATGATGCAACTGCATCGCCAACTGGAGGCCCACGAGAGGCCGTTATAGTACCTTAACTGCTAGAGTTTTCCCCACTTCACTTGaaaaatggtatttttttaaactcttaactaatggaaaagcaaaaaaatacttgcatTACATGGAGTGGTACATTTGACCTAAGAGTGTCCCGACTTGCAAGTTTATTTAGTGGTGAATTGCTGCTTGGTCCCCTCCCCCACTTTAATCTGCACTTGCTGAACAGCTGCAAGAACGTGCCgacgttttgtttgtgtgttttaaaaattaagcaatttcttttttcattttttttttttaaattcactggGAAATTCCACTATTGTTGCTTTGCTGTAAAACCAGATCAACCCTACACACCCACGGTGggattactaaaaaaaaatacttggtgGCAGCACCCGTTTTGTAGTCTATTTGTGGTTGAAGTAAATGACACACCCGACGATTACTCAAGGCTTTTTTCCATTGGAGGAAATGTCAAGTCGGTGGGTTGTTTTCAAAACATGGATACAACAACATGAATGGATGACAATAATAAACTTGATTGATTAGGTATTTAATGAACACCTGCCAGTACCAATTAATAGTGAGTATTATTAGAAGGGGTCCTTGGCTCTGTTACCATGCCGGTCACGTAAACCAACCTACGCTAATGCAGCAGTCAAgtcttccgtccatccattatctgtatCGCAATTCACCTCTTGTGTTCCCTCGACGTCGCTCATTATTCTGTTAAACATATTGAATAGTAT
Coding sequences:
- the LOC133501695 gene encoding kelch domain-containing protein 10-like, whose translation is MSSTLIGQEGSCDCDALLTTAATGVGVLGARCSCPVVKPLGRSRHLVNMSTPVQDGSSSQLNKFEKLSWRPTSRDSGFKTRARWLQARRILSPAFPNLRIPNRFLTEGPWVPSARSGHRCVADSTHLYMFGGYNPDFEEAGGLENEDFPLFRELWRFHFATSTWHRVQTEGYIPTELASMSAVFHGNNLLVFGGTGIPFGENNGNDVHVCNVKYKKWNLLCCRGAKPNKIYGQAMVIINGCLYVFGGTTGYHYSTDLHRLDLTTKEWSHLKPNNVPTDLPEERYRHELAHDGRRIYILGGGTSWSSYRLDKIHAYNLETNYWEEIITKPHEKLGYPAARRCHGCVQVQHEVFICGGYNGQLIMDDLWKLHLSTFQWTKLPAIMPEPAYFHSAAVTPAGCMYIHGGVVNMSGNRRTASLYKLWLVVPSLLELAWERLLKMQPRLAQLSTPQLLGLGLPHTLIQRLK